In Bacteriovorax stolpii, a single genomic region encodes these proteins:
- a CDS encoding uracil-DNA glycosylase family protein translates to MDQQFKKIIQKTKALKEDLDPLAKTFEGALFKDSSWVFSFDESVQVESAPAPVVAAAAPVKKEVQERPKTGALSLVLFVGDTYAEGKGEDLLGKMIQAMKLKPGEFNRIQFDEKLDDINDLAGNLTTPSAETTNLIEQIEKFKPEIVVSLGATVTNILLGKREKLSGIHGQFFDKSAGSYHYNLMPLFHPDFLVINPNMKRTAWIDLQKVMERVGKI, encoded by the coding sequence ATGGACCAACAATTTAAAAAAATTATTCAAAAAACTAAAGCTTTAAAAGAAGACTTAGATCCTCTGGCAAAGACGTTCGAAGGTGCCCTTTTTAAGGACTCTTCGTGGGTATTTTCATTTGATGAGTCTGTGCAGGTGGAGAGTGCTCCCGCGCCCGTGGTTGCCGCCGCTGCGCCTGTAAAAAAAGAAGTCCAGGAAAGGCCTAAAACAGGCGCTCTCTCGCTGGTTCTTTTTGTTGGTGACACCTATGCTGAAGGAAAAGGGGAAGACCTTTTAGGTAAGATGATCCAGGCCATGAAACTAAAACCAGGTGAGTTTAACCGTATCCAGTTTGATGAAAAGCTGGACGACATCAACGACTTGGCAGGAAATTTAACGACGCCAAGTGCAGAAACAACAAATTTAATCGAACAAATTGAAAAATTTAAACCAGAAATCGTCGTGAGCCTTGGGGCCACAGTCACCAATATTCTTCTTGGTAAGAGAGAGAAATTGTCAGGTATTCACGGGCAATTTTTTGATAAGTCTGCAGGATCTTATCACTACAATCTTATGCCACTTTTTCATCCAGACTTTTTAGTCATCAATCCCAATATGAAACGCACAGCTTGGATTGACCTTCAGAAGGTTATGGAGCGCGTAGGGAAAATTTGA